In the genome of Halapricum salinum, one region contains:
- a CDS encoding PPC domain-containing DNA-binding protein has protein sequence MDYREVEGTREFVARLSHGEDWRAQIEDFARAEGIDAAFFVGLGAVQDAELWYYDQTEQEYFPEWFGEPLEVASCVGNVSLLEGEPFAHTHVTLSRADGSTVAGHLDSATVFAGELYVRTFEDSLERAHDETTDLDLWPL, from the coding sequence ATGGATTATCGCGAAGTCGAGGGCACCCGCGAGTTCGTCGCCCGTCTCTCACACGGCGAGGACTGGCGCGCTCAGATCGAGGACTTCGCACGCGCGGAAGGGATCGACGCGGCCTTCTTCGTCGGCCTCGGCGCTGTTCAGGACGCGGAACTCTGGTACTACGACCAGACCGAACAGGAGTACTTCCCCGAGTGGTTCGGCGAACCACTGGAAGTCGCCTCCTGCGTGGGCAACGTCTCGCTGCTGGAGGGAGAACCGTTCGCGCACACGCACGTGACGCTCTCGCGGGCCGACGGCTCGACCGTCGCCGGCCATCTCGACAGCGCGACGGTCTTCGCGGGTGAACTGTACGTCCGCACGTTCGAGGATTCACTCGAACGCGCACACGACGAGACGACCGATCTCGACCTGTGGCCGCTATGA